TGACTCAGTAGGAAATAAGGAAGGGGGCTTCTAGCCACTCTGACTGCTGCAGAGGCCTGGTGTAAGCACAGAGGCCTGGTGTAAGCACAGAGGCCTGGTGTAAGCACAGAGGCCTGGTGTAAGCACACAGGGCCTGGTGTAAGCACACAGGGCCTGGTGTAATCACAGAGGCCTGGTGTAAGCACACAGAGGCCTGTTGTAAGCACAGAGGCCTGGTGTAAGCACGCAGAGGCCTGTTGTAAGCAGGCAGAGGCCTAATTGGTGTAAGCAGTGAGCCAGGAATGTGAGTGCATTTACCTGGGCACAGCAGATGAAAGCAATGGAGAGCGTCAACAGGAACACGGACGACACCACCACATCCACGGAGCGCTGGGGGCCTCGCCTCTGTAGGGGCGGACACGAGGGGGTGACGGCCTTAGCATTAGCACAGCATCTTAACACCCTGGGGCACCTGGGTCTAAGGTGCAGCAACCCACACCTTCTCGAATCAAGAGGGTGAGCAATTCATTGATTCACTTGCAGGTATTTGCCAGTCAGAAAAAGAAGCAGTCTCCATCACTCTGCCCTAGGaaacttacattttcttttcccctaaGCATTCATGTACTTCTACCAGCTTTACAGATAGATTGCTTCCAGCCAGCTGTCCAGAAAACCTGCTGGCCACGCCCATCTCGGGTGTCCCCGCACTGCCAGGACCACTGTGGGCACACGTGGCACTGACACCGCCACGGGAGACTCACCTTCAGGAAGGAGCGCAGCGATAGCCAGATCTTGATGTTCTCCACCTTCTTAAGTCTGAAATGAGGTATTTCGTATTTCCTAGCTTTCCTGGCTGACGTAATATGGCTGAAGAGTTTTGCAAATAAAAATCTCTACaggaagttaaatttaaaaatcacaaagtgAAACACTCCCGTGTCTCTGTTTCCACACAGTCGTCAGTACCCCTCCCCACCTTTACCGAAGGTACTAAAATGGGTGAAATTCTCACTTGAGGTCCCCAGGAGTGGGCCCTAAGAAGTGTCCTTCCCACTCACTGCCCTGGCCCCCAGCCCCCGCAGAGGAACACAGGGCACCACTGGACGGCGGGCGGATGGTGGCCAGGGACCCCGCCTCTGTGACCCTGGGGTTCCAACACCCAGCAGCTGCCGGCCGACTGATGGCAGAGCCGAGTCCCACATGGCCAACAGCTAACGGGAACCAAACCCTCAAGGAGCAAAACCAAGAGACCAAAAGCAAGTCTGTGAAATAGCACACACTGTGTCTCACCCACTAACCTGCTTATACGTTCTCTCTGCCACACACATCATGAAGAAAAACATCCAAGTAAGACACAGTCTTTCAAAAAAGTTAATAATAGACAAAATGATAACAGGCATAACGGGTGGTGCCCCACAGAAGAGCGCCAGGACCTCCTCTGCCGAGATGGACTTGATCTGGTCCAGGCTCTTCTCATGGAAAAGGCGgtaaagaaaggggaagagggtgaGCCCCGCGGTGACGGCATTCCCCAGCATCTGGTAGCCCCCGCCTTGCTGGCACGCATTCACCTGCAGATGGAGGGCCTGCTATTACTGTCTGGCAAGGCGGAGGCAGCCTGCAAGAAGCACGCATCAGTGCCCCTTCGATGGGCACACCTCCACCGGCGGGGGAGGCCCAGGTCTCAGCTCACACGCTCTCCCTCAGGGATGGGGGTGAGCGCAGACTCAGGACTCATCAGGGCCAGAGCCATGTGGAAGCTTTGGAGAGCAGAAACCCTGCGTGACAATTTCCTCCATGCTACCAAGACTCTGTGCCTTCAAAACTAAACACGTCTGTGATGCACAGCGCAGATGAGCAGGAGGGTGGCGGGTGGGGGTCTCCTCTACTATATCTGAGCAGGTGGGGGATCCTCATCTAAGGGGTCTGAACGGGTGGGTAGTATCTCATCTAAGGTGTCTGGACGGGTGGGAGTCTCATCTATGGTGTCTGGGCGGGTGGGAGTCTCATCTAAGGTGTCTGGACGGGTGGGAGTCTCATCTATGGTGTCTGGGCGGGTGGGAGTCTCATCTATGGTGTCTGGGCGGGTGGGAGTCTCATCTATGGTGTCTGGGCGGGTGGGAGTCTCATCTATGGTGTCTGGGCAGGTGGGCATCCTCATCTATGGTGTCTGGGGGGGGGTCATCCTCTAAGGTGTCTGGGAAAGTAGGTGGTGGTCTCATGTAAGGTGTCTGGGCGGGTGGGTAGTATCTCATCTAAGGTGTCTGGGCGGGAGGGGGGTCTCATGTAAGGTGTCTGGGCAGGTGGGAGGGGTCTCATGTAAGGTGTCTGGGCGGGTGGGTGGTGTCTCATGTAAGGTGTCTGGGCGGGTGGGTGGTGTCTCATGTAAGGTGTCTGGGCAGGTGGGTGGTATCTCATGTAAGGTGTCTGGGCGGGTGGGAGGGGTCTCATCTAAGGTgtctgggtgggagggaggggtctcATGTGAGGGTGGTGGTCTCATGTAAGGTGTCTGGGCGGGTGGGTGGTGTCTCATGTAAGGTGTCTGGGTGGATGGGAGGGGTTTCATGTAAGGTGTCTGGGTGGGAAGGGTCTCATGTGAGGGGGGGTCTCATGTAAGGTGTCTGGGTGGATGGGAGGGGTCTCATCTAAGGTgtctgggtgggagggaggggtctcATGTGAGGGTGGTAGTCTCATGTAAGGTGTCTGGGCGGGTGGATGGTGGTCTCATGTAAGGTGTCTGGGCGGGTGGGAGGGGTCTCATGTAAGGTGTCTGGGCGGGTGGGTGGTGTCTCATGTAAGGTGTCTGGGCAGGTGGGTGGTGTCTCATGTAAGGTGTCTGGGCAGGTGGGTGGTATCTCATGTAAGGTGTCTGGGCGGGTGGGAGGGGTCTCATGTAAGGTGTCTGGGCGGGTGGGAGGGGTCTCATGTAAGGTGTCTGGGCGGGTGGGTTCATGTAAGGTGTCTGGGCGGGTGGAAAGGGTCTCATGTAAGGTGTCTGGGCGGGTGGGTGGTGTCTCATGTAAGGTGTCTGGGCGGGTGGGTGGTGGTCTCATGTAAGGTGTCTGGGCGGGTGGGTGGTGTCTCATGTAAGGTGTCTGGGCGGGTGGGTGGTGGTCTCATGTAAGGTGTCTGGGCAGGTGGGTGGTGTCTCATGTAAGGTGTATGGGCGGGAGGGGGGTCTCATGTAAGGTGTCTGGGCGGGTGGGAAGGGTCTCATGTAAGGTGTCTGGGCAGGTGGGAAGGGTCTCATGTAAGGTGTCTGGGCGGGTGGGAGGGGTCTCATGTAAGGTGTCTGGGCGGGTGGGAGGGGTCTCATGTAAGGTGTCTGGGCGGGTGGGAGGGGTCTCATGTAAGGTgtctgggtgggggggtctcaGACCCTACCCTGCTCATGATGATGCCACTTATCTCCAGCACAGACATGTCCATCTTCTTGCACTCACTGCCTTCCCAGATGATGGCACTAACCCGATCAGAGGCAGGGCTTGAGTTCTGAAGCCAAAATAGGTGGTTCTAGGGAGGGAGATGCAAAGATGACTCCAGCCGCACTGCCTAGCCCTCGCCCTCCCGGCACAGGCTGGGGTCTGGTGGCCCCCGCTGAGAGCGGCTCCCAGCCCCCTGCACCGAGGCGGCATTGCAGGACTTCCCTCTCTAAGGGCAGGCAGGTCAGAGCTCAGGCAGCACAGGGGTGGGACGGAGTGTgcaggggaggggctgcaggggaggggcctgggggccaCAGGCAGGAGCAAAATCAAACCTTTCTCTGGCCTTacaagggcacaaacaagccgAGGAAGCTCAGGAGCCTGCGTGCTCTCGCCAGCCTAAGTCTTGGGTGCAACTTAAGCCACATGGCTCTTCCCACAGCCCCGGAAGTGGGGATGAGGTTTTCCCTCCCAGCGCTGGGATCGAGGCCAGGGCCGTCCTCCTGGACTTTGGCACAGAGACTCGCTACCGGCATCTGCCGGGCTCCCCTGCCAGCGGCCTGCCGGGCTGTTTCGTGGTGTTCCCCACACGCAGGCACCAGAGCACACGGGGGAGCTCGGTGGGAGTCTCCGGTTCGAGGCCCCTGAGAGCACCCCGTGACCCCCGCCCCGGACATCAAGCGGGCAGAGGGCCACGCCATGGTAACCCACACAAAAGCAgccaggcccggcccggctcccCCAAAGCACGACGGGGGCAACGTCAGGGTGCTTCCCTCCCTCCGGGTCCCCTCGGGAGAAGGGCAGAGGAGggcaggctccccccccccccaaccccgggtAAGCGCTGCCACACAGCACCTGCTGGAACACGTCCTCCTTGGGGTCGCGCTTGGCGCCGGGGCGcagggcggcgggcgcggcctcGCTGTCGCTGGTGCCGGAGGAGCGGCACTCGGGGCCGTGCAGGAGGTCGTCCCACAGCATGTCCTCCGTCTCCGAGTCCTGCCGCGGGCTCTCCGAGTCCCGCCTCGACGGGCGCAGGCTTCGGGGGCCACCGGCCGCGCCAGGCCTGCCGCCCTTCGGGGGAAGCCGACAGCGTGAGACCAGTCACCAGGGCCCTGCGGCCCCCGGGCGGGGCTGTcgccctgtccctgtccctgtccccccccttcctcctcctcccccagcacaGCCCCACACCCCCGAGGCTGTGTTGTCTCCCCCCCTGCCCTCGGCAGAGTCCCACCCAAGGTCATGccgtcctcctccccaccccctccttcctccccacccccccccctcggcGCTCTGCGACTCCAGCGGGGCGCCGCGTGCAGGGACGGAATCGCCTCTTCCTGAGCACGGAGAGGAGGGTGAGGGACGGCAGCAGCGTgtgggcgccccctccccccctcccccccttccccccccgcccccgcccccggcctgcaACGGCGCCTCTTCCCACACTGGAGCAGGCGGAGAGGCAGCCGCAGCCTCGGCCAGGGGCGCTGGGGAGAGCGAAGCCGGTGCGCGCTGCACAACGCGGAACGTGAGCGCCACCGCTCGTGGGCGGGGACGGGGGaccgggaggagggggaggagggggaggagggaggagggggaggagggggaggagggaggggtgaccTTGTCCAGCGGGACATCCCTCTCCACCAGCCTTCTGGCTGTCACCCCTCCATACACGGCCTTACAAGAACCAAAAACGCCAACCACCACCACCgagcgcccccgccccgggcgcaCCTGGCTGAAGGCTGTCGATTCGAATTCTGACTCGGCCAGGCTGTCCGAGTCCCGCACGAGGCGACACCACCTCATCGTGGTTTTCTTTACCTGCGGAGAAGCAGGGCGCGCTGCGGCGGGGGCGTCTGGGGGCGGCgtccgccgggggggggggggtgccggggggccgggggagccGGGGGGACCGTCACCTGGGGgctcggggggccgggggggccgggggggcccggggggacCGTCACCTGGGGGCTCGGGGGGACCGTCACCTGGGGgctcggggggctggggggcccggGGGGACCGTCACCTGGGGgctcggggggctgggggggccggggggaccgTCACCTGGGGgctcggggggccgggggggccggggggaccgTCACCTGGGGGctcggggggcctgggggggccgTCACCTGGGGGCCCGGGGGGACCGTCACCTGGGGgctcggggggccggggggcccggggggaccGTCAcctgggggcccggggggccggggggaccgTCACCTGGGGgctcggggggccggggggcccgggggggccgTCACCTGGGGgctcggggggccggggggaccgTCACCTGGGGgctcggggggccggggggcccgggggggccgTCACCTGGGGgctcggggggccggggggaccgTCACCTGGGGGCTCGGGGGGACCGTCACCTGGGGGCTCGGGGGGACCGTCACCTGGGGgctcggggggccgggggggccggggggaccgTCACCTGGGGGCTCGGGGGGCCGGCCAGGATGGACCGCCTGCTCCTCCCGTCGCCGTTGTCGCTGGAGGCGCCCTCCACGCTCCGGCGCAGCAGGATCATCTGCGTGCGCGCCTCGCCCTCCTCGTCGCTCGAAGGCTCGTCCGACGCGCCGTGGCCCCGGCGCCGCAGGGCCTCCTGGGGGCGCGCAGCCGTCAGGCGGGCCCGGCCGGGGGGTCCCGAGACCCAGCCCGCCGAGCACTCGACGGCAGCGTGAGGGCGAAGGGCGAAGCCAGACTCGCGGAGCCTGAGGAAGGGGCCGGCCGAGCCCGCCTCGCCCACCAGACCTCGCTGTGGCGGGACGGCCCCACTCGCCGGCGCCCGGAGGGGGAGCacagcgcccgcccgccccggacCCGGGGGCCCACGCTCACCCTGCGGCTCTGGGGGACCCGGGGGCCCACGCTCACCCTGCGGCTCTGGGGGACCCGGGGGCCCACGCTCACCCTGCGGCTctgggggggggacccgggggccCACGCTCACCCTGCGGCTCTGGGGGGAACGAGGCGGCTCTGGGGGGACCCGGGGGCCCACGCTCACCCTGCGGCTCTGGGGGACCCGGGGGCCCACGCTCACCCTGCGGCTCTGGGGGACCCGGGGGCCCACGCTCACCCTGCGGCTctgggggggggacccgggggccCACGCTCACCCTGCGGCTctgggggggggacccgggggccCACGCTCACCCTgcggctctggggggggggacccgggggccCACGCTCACCCTGCGGCTCTTCTCCCCGTCGGACAGCTTGGCCTTGTCCCGCGCCGACCACGGCCTACCCTCGGGCCGCCCCGGCTTCTTCTTCCCCGAGTGGCGGGCGTAGGCGGAGTCGTTGTCGGTCTCGGGCTCCTGGTGGGGCGGCAGCCTGACCCTCCGCACCCTGGTCAGGAGGGGGCCGGTCACCGCGCTCTCCCGAGGAGCCTTCGGAACGCACAGCTCCGCCACTGCACCCCGGATCCCGGCCTGCTCCCGGCCCGGGGCGGAGGGGTCCCCGGGACTGTGCACAGCCCGCTGCGCACGCACCTCCGCCACTGCGCCCCGGATCCCGGCCTGCTCCAGGCCCGGGGCGGAGGGGTCCCCGGGACTGTGCACAGCCCGCTGCGCACGCAGCTCCGCCATTGCACCCCGGATCCCCGCCTGCTCCAGGCCCGGGGCGGAGGGGTCCCCGGGACTGTGCACAGCCCGCTGCGCACGCACCTCCGCCACTGCGCCCCGGATCCCGGCCTGCTCCAGGCCCGGGGCGGAGGGGTCCCCGGGACTGTGCACAGCCCGCTGCGCACGCAGCTCCGCCCTGCACCCCGGATCCCGGCCTGCTCCAGGCCCGGGGCGGAGGGGTCCCCCGGACTGTGCCCCAGGCCAGCTCGCTTCCCCGGCCTGGCCGGCAGACCCTCTGGCCctcgcccgcccacccgcccttCCAGCCAAGGGCCGCGCGTGTGAGCCACGGGGAGCCCACGCCCGCTGCCCTCCCCTCCGGGAACACCCGGCCGGCACGGAAGGGGGAGCagtggctgcggggggggggggtgcagtccCCACtgcgcacacgcgcgtgccaTGCGTGCAGCTCCGCCTCAGGAAGAGGGAGGTGGCGGCAGGGAAGAGGCCGCCCCCGCGGTCGGCACGCGGCAGACAGTCAGTACCCCGCGTCCCGCGCAGGCCGCAGGccaggggggccggggcggggggggggcggggggagcaggcggggcggggggaggggggagcaggcgGGACCCCGGGCAGCCGCCCCGCCGCCCACAGCCCACCCGGGCCGCTCCGAGCCCCGCACCCGCAGCCTCGCGGCCCGGAAAGCGCGGGAACCGAACCCGCCGGGCCTCCGCGGTGCACGGGGCTTTCCGGGCGGGCGGCTGCCCCGAGCCACACGGCTGGCGAGCCTTCCAGTGCCGGGTGCACGGGCCGAGCCGCGCCCATGCCCGGCCCCGCCGCTCCCCCACCTGGTCCCGAAGAGCGTCCCCCAGAAGCCGGCCGCGCCGGGCGCCTCGGCCGCGCCGGTCCTGTCCGCCGCGGTGCTGCCAAGCTCTCGGCTCCCATCTCCATTAAGAGCTTTGCGTAATTTTCTACAAAAGATTTCAGTAACTTCAGACCCGCCAAAACCTTTTCTGCTTCTGCCCATAATATCCCTGCAGAAGACCCCGTCCACAGATGCACAGATGCACAGATGCAGAAGAGCCAcatccgtggctcacgcctgaacaCACTCAGGAGGCCGGTcggggttcagagccagcccgggcaggaaagcccaggagacgctcatccccagtgaaccaccagaaaatgaaggggcgccgtggctcaagtggtagagggccggccttgagctgaagagctcaagacagcgcccaggcccagagttctaggcccacaaccaacaacaaaacaaagcaaaacaaaaccaaaaacaactgtGTTAACAGATTATTTCTGTGTTAACAGACGCTTGACTTCATAAATTATACAAAAAAATAATTCTGGTCAAAGGACAAAAAAGAGAACAGACCATTTTGTTGGTATCCAGAAATAAGAGTAGAAAACTCTTCTCACTCATATAACCCTCACTCCACGCCACGAGGCCTCtagacacacacagaccacaCCGGCCTGGGAAAACAGGCAGTCACTCGACTGAACTTACAAGGAATCTTCAAAGCTTTgagaaataacattaaaaagtaAGTGTAGGTTGAAACTCGTTGCACCAAGTTGAGAATTTTAATGTAGTAGTATTAGAGAAGTAAAACTCTATAGAGATATTCTGAGGAGAGATAATACTAATTTTAGAAGGTTATActaaatatacttaaaattttttagttCAAAAATCTGCATATATCATATAATTTACAAAAACTTGACATGAATTCCATACCTAAAAATGCCACATCCATACTGATTGAAAGTttaagtttaggggctggggatatggcctagtggcaagagtgcttgcctcgtatacatgaagccctaggttcgattccccagcaccacatatacagaaaatggtcagaagtggcgctgtggctcaagtggcagagtgctagccttgagcaagaagaagccagggtcagtgctcaggccctgagtccaacccccaggactggccccccccccaaaaaaagtttaaGTTTAGACCACTTAGAAGTCAGTCatacacttaaaataaaaaaagggctggggatatggcctagtggcaagagtgcctgcctcatatacatgaggccctgggttcgattccccagcaccacatatacagaaaatggccagaagtggcgctgtggctcaagtggcagagtgctagccttgagcaaaaagaagccagggacagtgctcaggccctgagtccaagcccaggactggccaaaaaaaaaagaaagaagggtaaATTCAGTGAGGTGCCAGTAGCTCGTGCCTGTACTCCTCAAAaccctagaggctgagatctaaggatcacagtttcaagccagcctgggcagaaaagtctgtgagattcttatctgcgaTTAACCTAgtactaaaaagtcagaagcagagccaTGACTCGTGTGGCTAAgtgccaccagccttgagttccgggacagcgcccagcccgaGTACAAGCTCAACTGTCACCAAAAAAAGGTAAACGTTTTGATAGTATAGTGCCAATCTAATGTAGGTTAATAGTGAATTTCAAGATATTTTGACTAAACTGAAGTTCAAAGAAAATGCTTATCATCCTAGCCTGTAGTTACCATGGctactggggagactgagatctaaggagcaagattcaaggccagccaaggcagggaagGCTGTGAGCCTTCATCTCTAATCAACTAAAACCCAGGAATGCAGCTGGAGCTAGTGCCAACCCGAGTAAAACGACCACGCGAGAGGAGGAGGCCGAGGTGCACGCAGTCCTGGTTCTGAGTCCCAGTTCCAGCActggtgtgcgtgtgcgcacgagtgcacacacacacacacacacacacacacacacac
This Perognathus longimembris pacificus isolate PPM17 chromosome 15, ASM2315922v1, whole genome shotgun sequence DNA region includes the following protein-coding sequences:
- the Phtf1 gene encoding protein PHTF1 isoform X3: MASNERDAISWYQKKIGAYDQQIWEKSVEQTQIKGFKNKPKKMGHIKPDLIDVDLIRGSTFAKAKPEVPWTSLTRKGLVRVVFFPLFSSWWIQVTSRRIFAWLLLLYLMQVAAVVLYLMMPIVNVSEVLGPLCLMLLMGTVHCQIVSARVARPPGSNGSRRRRKLRKALNGDGSRELGSTAADRTGAAEAPGAAGFWGTLFGTRVRRVRLPPHQEPETDNDSAYARHSGKKKPGRPEGRPWSARDKAKLSDGEKSRREALRRRGHGASDEPSSDEEGEARTQMILLRRSVEGASSDNGDGRSRRSILAGPPSPQVKKTTMRWCRLVRDSDSLAESEFESTAFSQGGRPGAAGGPRSLRPSRRDSESPRQDSETEDMLWDDLLHGPECRSSGTSDSEAAPAALRPGAKRDPKEDVFQQNHLFWLQNSSPASDRVSAIIWEGSECKKMDMSVLEISGIIMSRVNACQQGGGYQMLGNAVTAGLTLFPFLYRLFHEKSLDQIKSISAEEVLALFCGAPPVMPVIILSIINFFERLCLTWMFFFMMCVAERTYKQT
- the Phtf1 gene encoding protein PHTF1 isoform X2, which codes for MASNERDAISWYQKKGFKNKPKKMGHIKPDLIDVDLIRGSTFAKAKPEVPWTSLTRKGLVRVVFFPLFSSWWIQVTSRRIFAWLLLLYLMQVAAVVLYLMMPIVNVSEVLGPLCLMLLMGTVHCQIVSARVARPPGSNGSRRRRKLRKALNGDGSRELGSTAADRTGAAEAPGAAGFWGTLFGTRVRRVRLPPHQEPETDNDSAYARHSGKKKPGRPEGRPWSARDKAKLSDGEKSRREALRRRGHGASDEPSSDEEGEARTQMILLRRSVEGASSDNGDGRSRRSILAGPPSPQVKKTTMRWCRLVRDSDSLAESEFESTAFSQGGRPGAAGGPRSLRPSRRDSESPRQDSETEDMLWDDLLHGPECRSSGTSDSEAAPAALRPGAKRDPKEDVFQQNHLFWLQNSSPASDRVSAIIWEGSECKKMDMSVLEISGIIMSRVNACQQGGGYQMLGNAVTAGLTLFPFLYRLFHEKSLDQIKSISAEEVLALFCGAPPVMPVIILSIINFFERLCLTWMFFFMMCVAERTYKQRFLFAKLFSHITSARKARKYEIPHFRLKKVENIKIWLSLRSFLKRRGPQRSVDVVVSSVFLLTLSIAFICCAQVLQGHKTFLNDAYNWEFLVWETALLLFLLRLASLGSETNKKYSNVSILLTEQINLYLKMEKKPNKKDQLTLVNNVLKLSTKLLKELDTPFRLYGLTMNPLIYNITRVVILSAVSGVISDLLGFNIRLWKIKS
- the Phtf1 gene encoding protein PHTF1 isoform X4, with translation MILLRRSVEGASSDNGDGRSRRSILAGPPSPQVKKTTMRWCRLVRDSDSLAESEFESTAFSQGGRPGAAGGPRSLRPSRRDSESPRQDSETEDMLWDDLLHGPECRSSGTSDSEAAPAALRPGAKRDPKEDVFQQNHLFWLQNSSPASDRVSAIIWEGSECKKMDMSVLEISGIIMSRVNACQQGGGYQMLGNAVTAGLTLFPFLYRLFHEKSLDQIKSISAEEVLALFCGAPPVMPVIILSIINFFERLCLTWMFFFMMCVAERTYKQRFLFAKLFSHITSARKARKYEIPHFRLKKVENIKIWLSLRSFLKRRGPQRSVDVVVSSVFLLTLSIAFICCAQVLQGHKTFLNDAYNWEFLVWETALLLFLLRLASLGSETNKKYSNVSILLTEQINLYLKMEKKPNKKDQLTLVNNVLKLSTKLLKELDTPFRLYGLTMNPLIYNITRVVILSAVSGVISDLLGFNIRLWKIKS
- the Phtf1 gene encoding protein PHTF1 isoform X1; its protein translation is MASNERDAISWYQKKIGAYDQQIWEKSVEQTQIKGFKNKPKKMGHIKPDLIDVDLIRGSTFAKAKPEVPWTSLTRKGLVRVVFFPLFSSWWIQVTSRRIFAWLLLLYLMQVAAVVLYLMMPIVNVSEVLGPLCLMLLMGTVHCQIVSARVARPPGSNGSRRRRKLRKALNGDGSRELGSTAADRTGAAEAPGAAGFWGTLFGTRVRRVRLPPHQEPETDNDSAYARHSGKKKPGRPEGRPWSARDKAKLSDGEKSRREALRRRGHGASDEPSSDEEGEARTQMILLRRSVEGASSDNGDGRSRRSILAGPPSPQVKKTTMRWCRLVRDSDSLAESEFESTAFSQGGRPGAAGGPRSLRPSRRDSESPRQDSETEDMLWDDLLHGPECRSSGTSDSEAAPAALRPGAKRDPKEDVFQQNHLFWLQNSSPASDRVSAIIWEGSECKKMDMSVLEISGIIMSRVNACQQGGGYQMLGNAVTAGLTLFPFLYRLFHEKSLDQIKSISAEEVLALFCGAPPVMPVIILSIINFFERLCLTWMFFFMMCVAERTYKQRFLFAKLFSHITSARKARKYEIPHFRLKKVENIKIWLSLRSFLKRRGPQRSVDVVVSSVFLLTLSIAFICCAQVLQGHKTFLNDAYNWEFLVWETALLLFLLRLASLGSETNKKYSNVSILLTEQINLYLKMEKKPNKKDQLTLVNNVLKLSTKLLKELDTPFRLYGLTMNPLIYNITRVVILSAVSGVISDLLGFNIRLWKIKS